The proteins below come from a single Stigmatella erecta genomic window:
- a CDS encoding NUDIX hydrolase has protein sequence MPLPQAPWKSAQQLTNALTRVAYRGAYSLAMAYWFVRRPEGSGVLVGIWCGSRVLLLQNSYKRLFSMPGGGAHRGESVPQTGARELREEVGLTVDPATLRPAFEVVVWEEFKRDHVFFVELDVDTEPPLTLDQREVVWANFIEAQDALRLPLSAHVRAYLTDAVRRRHLPPP, from the coding sequence ATGCCCCTGCCGCAGGCCCCCTGGAAGTCCGCCCAGCAGCTCACCAACGCCCTGACCCGCGTGGCCTACCGGGGCGCCTACTCGCTGGCCATGGCGTACTGGTTCGTGCGCCGCCCCGAGGGCAGCGGCGTGCTGGTGGGCATCTGGTGCGGCTCGCGCGTCCTGCTCCTCCAGAACTCCTACAAGCGCCTGTTCAGCATGCCGGGGGGCGGAGCCCACCGGGGCGAGTCCGTGCCCCAGACGGGCGCCCGCGAGCTGCGCGAGGAGGTGGGCCTCACCGTGGACCCCGCCACCCTGCGCCCCGCCTTCGAGGTGGTGGTGTGGGAGGAGTTCAAGCGGGACCATGTCTTTTTCGTGGAACTGGACGTGGACACCGAACCGCCGCTCACCCTCGACCAACGCGAGGTGGTTTGGGCAAACTTCATCGAAGCCCAGGACGCACTGCGGCTGCCCCTGTCCGCCCACGTCCGGGCCTACCTCACCGATGCCGTGCGAAGGCGGCACCTGCCCCCGCCCTGA
- a CDS encoding GNAT family N-acetyltransferase, with product MSPPAPPAPLDAPALLFISPGHPLYEAELELRFRVLREPLGLPRASVTFPFEHESLHLVAHREERVVGCVLFHPDAPDGGRLFAMAVSPALQGGGLGRRLVTALEAELPRRGMVSIHLHARATVVPFYERLGYAVHGEPFTEVNIPHRHMRKLLPSSILGRREM from the coding sequence ATGTCCCCTCCTGCCCCGCCCGCCCCCCTGGATGCCCCCGCGCTGCTCTTCATCTCCCCGGGACATCCGCTCTACGAGGCGGAGCTGGAGCTGCGCTTCCGCGTGCTGCGCGAGCCGCTGGGCCTGCCGCGCGCCTCCGTCACGTTCCCCTTCGAACACGAGAGCCTCCACCTCGTGGCGCACCGCGAAGAGCGCGTGGTGGGGTGTGTCCTGTTTCACCCCGATGCGCCGGACGGGGGCCGCCTGTTCGCCATGGCCGTCTCGCCTGCCCTCCAGGGGGGCGGGCTGGGCCGGCGGCTCGTCACCGCCCTGGAGGCGGAGCTGCCGCGGCGCGGTATGGTGTCGATCCACCTTCACGCGCGCGCCACCGTGGTGCCCTTCTACGAGCGCCTGGGCTACGCCGTCCACGGCGAGCCCTTCACGGAAGTGAACATTCCCCATCGGCACATGCGCAAGTTGCTGCCATCCTCTATCCTCGGCCGCCGGGAGATGTGA
- a CDS encoding WecB/TagA/CpsF family glycosyltransferase, giving the protein MTGTPERALAARARDFLELHERIQCIGDARAQEALLEQLQHPARPFIVSFVNAHAANLGWNTPAMLESLLRSDLLLRDGIGVKLGLQAFGHTPGLNMNGTDFIPRIARAYRGRRAALFGTKPPWLDTARRKLEDEGLVVVACHDGFAPAETYLALAAETKPELIVLAMGMPKQEDIAVRLRERLSHPVLIVNGGAILDFLGGKVTRAPSWLRTLGLEWTYRLYLEPQRLARRYLLGIPVFFSHVAVTRLVDPQTSKGQKGSP; this is encoded by the coding sequence ATGACGGGCACCCCAGAGCGAGCGCTGGCCGCGCGCGCACGAGACTTCCTCGAGCTGCACGAGCGCATCCAGTGCATCGGTGACGCGCGCGCCCAGGAAGCGCTCCTGGAGCAGCTCCAGCACCCCGCGCGCCCCTTCATCGTCTCGTTCGTCAACGCGCACGCGGCCAACCTGGGGTGGAACACGCCGGCCATGCTGGAGAGCCTGCTGCGCTCGGATCTGCTGCTGCGCGACGGCATCGGCGTGAAGCTGGGGCTCCAGGCCTTCGGGCACACGCCCGGGCTGAACATGAACGGCACGGACTTCATCCCCCGGATTGCGCGCGCCTACCGGGGCCGCCGCGCCGCGCTCTTCGGCACGAAGCCGCCGTGGTTGGACACCGCGCGGCGCAAGCTGGAGGACGAGGGGCTCGTGGTCGTCGCGTGCCATGACGGCTTCGCCCCCGCCGAGACGTACCTGGCGCTGGCCGCCGAGACGAAGCCCGAGCTCATCGTGCTGGCCATGGGCATGCCCAAGCAGGAGGACATCGCGGTGCGCCTGCGCGAGCGCCTCTCGCACCCGGTGCTCATCGTCAACGGCGGCGCCATCCTCGACTTCCTGGGGGGCAAGGTGACGCGCGCCCCCTCCTGGCTGCGCACGCTCGGCCTGGAGTGGACGTACCGCCTCTACCTGGAGCCCCAACGGTTGGCCCGCCGGTATCTTCTCGGAATCCCCGTTTTCTTCTCCCACGTGGCCGTCACCCGGTTGGTTGATCCCCAAACGTCCAAGGGCCAGAAAGGGTCGCCCTGA
- a CDS encoding acyltransferase family protein, which produces MAFDRAHAEFLSTRHFPGLDGLRCLSVLLVVAYHVSGLHSGLLGRGYLGVSLFFAISGFLITTLLLRERDGHGRISLARFYGRRALRIFPLYYAVIAVYVVTVLLLEKGVQEKAEFFGNLPAFLTYTSNWLVPLVPDKRIIFYFAWSLATEEQFYLIWPGVMRVARRWGAPAFMVLLLTVSLAAPWAVETGKLDDGPLWVRILASFSPAICLGCLAAYAVHSRVGFAWVYRVLGAPWCAPALLVLVLAAVSTDGTAFWLTAVVMTALVVACCLRNDHWLMPLLTLAPVRYVGMISYGIYLMHMLALNTVRRALPEQGFTVYFLLTMALSVVGAGLSYRYFESRFLRIKQRLTLEPKTPAGPPLEKHVQTAVTSRATASAAPASNPVP; this is translated from the coding sequence ATGGCCTTCGATCGCGCCCACGCAGAATTCCTGAGCACCCGCCACTTCCCGGGACTGGATGGACTGCGCTGCTTGAGCGTCCTCTTGGTGGTGGCGTACCACGTCTCTGGCCTGCACTCGGGGCTGCTGGGGCGCGGGTACCTGGGGGTCTCGCTCTTCTTCGCCATCAGCGGCTTTCTGATCACCACGCTGCTGCTCCGGGAGCGGGACGGGCACGGCCGCATCTCGCTGGCACGCTTCTACGGCCGGCGCGCGCTGCGCATCTTCCCGCTCTACTACGCGGTGATCGCCGTGTACGTGGTGACGGTGCTGCTGCTGGAGAAGGGCGTCCAGGAGAAGGCGGAGTTCTTCGGGAACCTGCCGGCCTTCCTCACGTACACCTCCAACTGGCTCGTGCCGCTGGTGCCCGACAAGCGCATCATCTTCTACTTCGCCTGGTCGCTGGCCACCGAGGAGCAGTTCTACCTGATCTGGCCCGGCGTCATGCGCGTGGCGCGGCGCTGGGGGGCCCCGGCCTTCATGGTGTTGCTGCTGACGGTGTCGCTGGCGGCGCCGTGGGCGGTGGAGACGGGCAAGCTGGACGATGGGCCCTTGTGGGTGCGCATCCTGGCGAGCTTCTCGCCGGCGATCTGCCTGGGGTGCCTGGCGGCGTACGCGGTGCACTCGCGGGTAGGGTTCGCGTGGGTGTACCGGGTGCTGGGGGCCCCGTGGTGCGCGCCGGCGCTGCTGGTGCTGGTGCTGGCGGCGGTGTCCACGGATGGCACGGCGTTCTGGCTGACGGCGGTGGTGATGACGGCGCTGGTGGTGGCGTGCTGCCTGCGCAATGACCACTGGCTCATGCCGCTGCTGACGCTGGCGCCGGTGCGCTACGTGGGGATGATCAGCTACGGCATCTACCTGATGCACATGCTGGCGCTGAACACGGTGCGGCGGGCGCTGCCGGAGCAGGGCTTCACGGTGTACTTCCTGCTGACCATGGCGCTGAGCGTGGTGGGCGCGGGCCTGAGCTACCGCTACTTCGAGAGCCGGTTCCTGCGCATCAAGCAGCGGCTGACGCTGGAGCCCAAGACGCCCGCGGGCCCCCCATTAGAGAAGCACGTGCAGACGGCGGTGACGTCGCGGGCCACCGCCTCGGCGGCCCCCGCCTCCAACCCCGTGCCGTGA